In the Salvia splendens isolate huo1 chromosome 16, SspV2, whole genome shotgun sequence genome, cggttttggtcAACAAACCGCCTGCAAACCGCCTGACTACCTGCATAAAACATCCAATCGGCCCTGCAACTTGTCAACCTTGTGTTCCGCACCGGAACcgggaaaccgccggtttcacgGTTAACAGCCGGTTCCGGTCAAAAAACCGACTAAAAAAGCTGCTCCTTGGCTGCCAACGGTTGACGCCTCGAATACCTCgccggaaccgtgaaaccggcggttcggtgacagtttcggttcgtaaaatcttgaaccggaatcggcatgcgattccaaatatagcgGTTCCGGTTTGTAAAAAATGTCACGGTTACGGttccgcggttaaccgccggaaccaaAAACTTTGGGCATGTCTAGTTCGCACTTTGCAATTCCATTATGCATGATGTTATAATGTTAATTTAGCTTTGACTTGATTGAAAATGTAACAGCAGATACCACATTAACTATGCATAGCAATCACCCATTACTCAAAATAGCAGTAAACAAAAAGAGGAAATAAACCATAAGATAGCAAATTGAAGAAGGTATAGTcatattccattttttttacatttcttaaaatacgcGCTGAAATCAAGCGAGTAATATTATTATTGCCTTCTATACCCTCACGAAATCCTATCGAGTATTATTGCCTTTTTTGGGCAAACTGTGGACAAGCCCCATAGGCCATAGCCCATGCCCATATATTGGTGAAACGTAGTTGAAATAGTTTTAAATGACTACCAAAGAAGTCTTTTAATGGACTCTAAAAAAGTGGCTTGTATTCGTTGGGGCAATTTCTTTTATGGTAAACTATATATCTACAAatttaacctttttttttttattttctcttttattttactttttcgtATATAAGTTACTATCTTtataattttattctttctccactttcttaatttattctaCTTGTTATTTTTATCATATCTCCATTAAACAcagatatttatttttttatcgagTGTCTAATAGAAACATATCCAGTAAAACAgaaacaataattattttaactaTCAAACTCTGCTACTTTAAAAATCACACCGATTATATTTACtagtattaaatataataagtcTGTATAgctaatttaaattaatttaaaaataataaatactccGTATTATGTTATTAtgagaaaaaatattttgacagaaaataattaatacttttaaatataaatctaatagAATTTGTATTAAAATTTTGTGATATTAGACATAAGATTCATGATTAcctaattaaatatgaaaatatcCACACGAAGCTTATCATCAACAAATCGCATAAACAACCTATCATTCCCCGCCAACCATCTTCAACCAGATACTCACTTTTCCTTTCTAGGCTTTAAGAATTTCATGGGTTTTTCATCCTTCCCTGAAATTTGACAGCAGATTGCATAAATGGGAGCACTTTCCGCGCAAACCCATTTCATCAAGACGCAATTTCGCCCTTCGCAGTGCTTTGCTTCTTCCCACTCACATGTATGTATAAACGCTTATAAATCTTCAATTCTGCAtcacattattattaatatttaatattattgatTACTATTATTTGTTGATTACtattacagaatctcatttcaGAGAGGAGCCCATTTTTCAGGGGTCAGTTTCACACCAAACACTTCGTTAGATTTAATCCTGCTCCCCCAATCAAGAATCGCGCTGGTGATTTCACATACCTGTGTTTAATTGTGTTGAATTGAAATCAAGGGCTAACTTAATAGTGATAATTGGTAAAAAAAGATCCCAACTTTGATAAGATTTTGGTTGTCAACACGTTTCATAAGAAATTGTTTATGCTAAGtagtgtttttattttaagCAATTAAGCATGAATTGAATGGATAATGGATAAATGTGATTGGAATTTGAAGGTGTTGTGTGTGTGCTGCCACTGACTGAGGAGAATGTGGAGAAGGTGTTGGATGAAGTGAGGCCAGGGCTCATGGCTGATGGAGGCAATGTGGCTCTTCATGAGATTGATGGTCTTGTTGTTGTACTCAAGCTCCAAGGGGCTTGCGGCTCCTGCCCCAGCTCCACCATGACCCTCAAGATGGGGATCGAGACTCGTCTCACCGACAAGATCCCTGAAATCGAAGCAGTCGAGCAGATTATTGACACAGAAACAGGTCTTGACTTGAATGAAGAAAATGTGGAGAAGGTAAGCTTTTGTGTTCAGTTCATCACATTCCATTTGCATATATAGC is a window encoding:
- the LOC121770041 gene encoding nifU-like protein 3, chloroplastic isoform X1 → MGALSAQTHFIKTQFRPSQCFASSHSHNLISERSPFFRGQFHTKHFVRFNPAPPIKNRAGVVCVLPLTEENVEKVLDEVRPGLMADGGNVALHEIDGLVVVLKLQGACGSCPSSTMTLKMGIETRLTDKIPEIEAVEQIIDTETGLDLNEENVEKVLSEIRPYLSGTGGGELELVHINDQVVKVRLSGAAAGVMTVRVALTQKLREKIPVIAAVQLVD
- the LOC121770041 gene encoding nifU-like protein 3, chloroplastic isoform X2, which encodes MGALSAQTHFIKTQFRPSQCFASSHSHNLISERSPFFRGVVCVLPLTEENVEKVLDEVRPGLMADGGNVALHEIDGLVVVLKLQGACGSCPSSTMTLKMGIETRLTDKIPEIEAVEQIIDTETGLDLNEENVEKVLSEIRPYLSGTGGGELELVHINDQVVKVRLSGAAAGVMTVRVALTQKLREKIPVIAAVQLVD